A single genomic interval of Ischnura elegans chromosome 3, ioIscEleg1.1, whole genome shotgun sequence harbors:
- the LOC124155375 gene encoding elongin-C, giving the protein MSGDMADDKKEEEKVYGGCEGPDAMYVKLISSDGHEFIVKREHALTSGTIKAMLSGPGQFAENETNEVNFREIPSHVLQKVCMYFTYKVRYTNSSTEIPEFPIAPEIALELLMAANFLDC; this is encoded by the exons ATGTCTGGAGATATGGCAGATGATAAAAag GAAGAGGAGAAGGTGTATGGAGGATGTGAAGGGCCCGATGCAATGTATGTGAAGCTAATATCATCTGATGGCCATGAATTCATCGTGAAAAGAGAACATGCATTGACCTCGGGAACTATCAAAGCCATGCTCAGTGGTCCAGGACAGTTCGCCGAAAACGAAACCAATGAAGTGAACTTTCGCGAAATACC GTCTCATGTGCTGCAGAAGGTGTGCATGTACTTCACATACAAGGTCCGCTACACCAACAGCTCCACGGAAATCCCAGAGTTTCCAATTGCTCCTGAGATTGCCCTGGAACTCCTCATGGCAGCCAACTTTCTCGACTGTTAA